One Halobaculum sp. CBA1158 DNA segment encodes these proteins:
- a CDS encoding acyl-CoA carboxylase subunit beta: MRVHVGAAATDEEAAAIAEAMAEHFGVAVDVYAGENADEPLASAEPPEVEYPLEDDRGPTDREAALRDEIDDILQGGPEKYKDRLSEQGKLFVRDRLDLWFGDGGDGGVGDASTDDAADGVRFEDGKFAHFDEWHPNSPDVDEYDEGNRLPADGLITGAAEFEGRDLHFMANDFTVKAGSMAGRGVEKFLRMQQRALKNGKPVLYLMDSSGGRIDQQTGFFANREGIGKYYYNHSMLSGRVPQICVLYGPCIAGAAYTPVFADFTVMVEGMSAMAIASPRMVKMVTGEEIEMDDLGGPDVHAKHSGSADLVAEDEQHARDLVADLMSYLPDKAGEKPPRSDPKPPTYSPDGIDELIPEAPNRPYDVHDLLERICDAESVFELKSEYGKEIVTAFARIDGRPVGVVANQPTERSGAIFPDAAEKAAEFIWTCDAYEIPLLYLCDTPGFMAGSQVERDAILEKGKKFIYATSSATVPKQTVVVRKAYGAGIYAMGGPAYEPESVIGLPSGEIGIMGPEAAINAVYANKLAEIDDPEERAEREDELREEYRRDIDIHRMASEVVIDEIVPPSKLREELTQRFDFYEGIEKSIPDKKHGTVL, from the coding sequence ATGAGAGTCCACGTGGGCGCGGCGGCGACCGACGAGGAGGCCGCGGCCATCGCCGAGGCGATGGCCGAGCACTTCGGCGTCGCCGTCGACGTGTACGCCGGGGAGAACGCCGACGAGCCGCTGGCGAGCGCCGAGCCGCCGGAGGTCGAGTACCCGCTCGAGGACGACCGCGGGCCGACCGACCGAGAGGCCGCCCTGCGCGACGAGATCGACGACATCCTCCAGGGCGGGCCGGAGAAGTACAAGGACCGGCTCTCCGAGCAGGGAAAGCTGTTCGTTCGGGACCGGCTCGACCTGTGGTTCGGTGACGGCGGCGACGGCGGCGTTGGCGACGCGAGTACCGATGACGCCGCCGACGGCGTCCGGTTCGAGGACGGGAAGTTCGCGCACTTCGACGAGTGGCACCCCAACTCTCCCGACGTGGACGAGTACGACGAGGGGAACCGCCTCCCCGCGGACGGTCTCATCACCGGCGCGGCCGAGTTCGAGGGGCGCGACCTGCACTTCATGGCCAACGACTTCACCGTGAAGGCCGGGTCGATGGCCGGCCGCGGCGTCGAGAAGTTCCTCCGGATGCAACAGCGAGCCCTGAAGAACGGCAAGCCCGTCCTCTACCTGATGGACTCCTCGGGCGGCCGGATCGACCAGCAGACCGGCTTCTTCGCCAACCGCGAGGGGATCGGGAAGTACTACTACAACCACTCGATGCTCTCGGGGCGCGTCCCGCAGATCTGCGTGCTCTACGGCCCCTGTATCGCCGGCGCGGCGTACACCCCGGTGTTCGCCGACTTCACGGTCATGGTCGAGGGGATGTCCGCGATGGCGATCGCGTCGCCGCGGATGGTGAAAATGGTCACCGGCGAGGAGATCGAGATGGACGACCTCGGCGGCCCGGACGTGCACGCGAAGCACTCCGGGAGCGCAGACCTCGTCGCCGAGGATGAGCAACACGCCCGGGATCTCGTCGCGGATCTGATGAGCTACCTCCCGGACAAGGCCGGCGAGAAGCCCCCCCGAAGCGATCCGAAGCCGCCGACGTACTCCCCCGACGGCATCGATGAACTGATCCCGGAGGCCCCGAACCGGCCGTACGACGTTCACGATCTCCTCGAGCGGATCTGCGACGCGGAGTCGGTCTTCGAGCTGAAATCGGAGTACGGGAAAGAGATCGTTACGGCGTTCGCCCGCATCGACGGCAGGCCGGTCGGCGTGGTCGCGAACCAACCCACCGAGCGCTCGGGGGCGATCTTTCCCGACGCCGCCGAGAAGGCAGCGGAGTTCATCTGGACGTGCGACGCCTACGAGATCCCCCTCCTCTACCTCTGTGACACCCCCGGATTCATGGCCGGGTCGCAGGTCGAAAGGGACGCGATCCTGGAGAAGGGCAAGAAGTTCATCTACGCGACGTCCTCGGCCACGGTCCCCAAGCAGACGGTCGTCGTCCGCAAGGCGTACGGCGCAGGTATCTACGCGATGGGCGGGCCGGCCTACGAGCCGGAGTCGGTGATCGGCCTCCCCTCGGGCGAGATCGGGATCATGGGCCCCGAGGCCGCGATCAACGCTGTGTACGCGAACAAGCTCGCGGAGATCGACGACCCCGAAGAGCGCGCCGAACGCGAGGACGAACTCCGCGAGGAGTACCGCCGCGACATCGACATCCACCGGATGGCGAGCGAGGTCGTCATCGACGAGATCGTCCCGCCCTCGAAGCTCCGCGAGGAACTCACCCAGCGGTTCGACTTCTACGAGGGCATCGAGAAGTCGATCCCGGACAAGAAGCACGGAACCGTTCTCTGA
- a CDS encoding prolyl oligopeptidase family serine peptidase — protein sequence MTDDPDDTLRALAELPTMAHPTPTPDGDEVALYYDIDGRNELYRLDPGTGDLERWSDGQVPKDARHGFAWDADGERVFFHLDEAGNEQNDVHAIDRDGVAEPVVEMDGQVTLQSVGDDGETLLVGSNAGGQMNVYRHDLPTGETTALTDYDRAVWTAELSPDCERFAFMTNTSEDYDNADVFVASVARSATESRPAAGDAVDGSNARNLEVGETGAEAAPADWHPAGDALLVSDNTPDTGRCGVYDLETDEVAWYGSGEYEETPGFFLPDGDRFLATRSRDAEAVPVVYDVESGDGRELDLPGGVASLADDTPLDDGRVLIQHTTPTRRPELIAYDIDTDDHETVLEAEYGPFAPEDFVDAEYLTVESDGVPETPQRAVEHDPYEELEIGAILYDSGERPSPLIVNPHGGPRARDTLSFGYRTQFLLSRGFSVLQVNYRGSTGRGREFVEELYDDWGGAEQGDVATAAEHVLAEYDWLDEDRVVVYGGSYGGYSANWQLVQYPDLYDAGITWVGVSDLFDMAENTMPHFRSELMVKYLGEPEENEALYEERSPVTHADNLAAPLLIVHGVNDRRVPVSQARLLRDALAETGLEEGEDFEYEELGEEGHGSSDIEDKLRSLELLDDFLDRHIGTVDAAVAASDD from the coding sequence GTGACCGACGACCCCGACGACACCCTCCGAGCCCTCGCCGAGTTGCCGACGATGGCGCACCCGACGCCGACGCCCGACGGCGACGAGGTGGCGCTGTACTACGACATCGACGGCCGTAACGAACTGTACCGCCTCGACCCCGGAACCGGAGACCTCGAACGGTGGTCCGACGGCCAGGTTCCCAAGGACGCCCGCCACGGCTTCGCGTGGGACGCCGACGGCGAGCGCGTGTTCTTCCACCTCGACGAGGCCGGCAACGAGCAGAACGACGTGCACGCCATCGACCGCGACGGCGTCGCCGAACCGGTCGTCGAGATGGACGGGCAGGTGACGCTGCAGTCGGTCGGCGACGACGGCGAGACGCTGCTGGTCGGATCCAACGCCGGCGGCCAGATGAACGTCTACCGGCACGACCTCCCGACCGGCGAGACGACGGCGCTCACCGACTACGACCGCGCCGTCTGGACGGCCGAGCTGTCGCCCGACTGCGAGCGGTTCGCGTTCATGACGAACACCTCGGAGGACTACGACAACGCCGACGTCTTCGTGGCGAGCGTGGCGCGAAGCGCCACGGAAAGCCGGCCGGCGGCCGGCGACGCTGTCGACGGCTCGAACGCCCGGAACCTCGAGGTCGGAGAGACCGGCGCGGAGGCGGCCCCCGCGGACTGGCACCCCGCCGGCGACGCGCTGCTCGTCTCCGACAACACGCCGGATACGGGTCGCTGTGGCGTGTACGACCTCGAAACCGACGAGGTGGCGTGGTACGGCTCCGGGGAGTACGAGGAGACGCCCGGGTTCTTCCTCCCGGACGGGGACCGCTTCCTCGCGACGCGCTCGCGCGACGCCGAGGCCGTCCCCGTCGTCTACGACGTCGAGTCCGGCGACGGTCGCGAACTCGACCTCCCGGGCGGCGTCGCGTCGCTGGCGGACGACACGCCCCTCGACGACGGGCGCGTCCTGATCCAGCACACGACGCCGACACGCCGCCCCGAGCTGATCGCCTACGACATCGACACCGACGACCACGAGACGGTGCTCGAGGCCGAGTACGGCCCGTTCGCTCCCGAGGACTTCGTGGACGCGGAGTACCTCACCGTCGAGTCCGACGGCGTGCCCGAGACGCCCCAGCGCGCCGTCGAGCACGACCCCTACGAGGAACTGGAGATCGGCGCGATCCTCTACGACTCCGGCGAGCGTCCTTCGCCGCTGATCGTCAACCCCCACGGCGGCCCGCGCGCTCGAGACACGCTCTCGTTCGGGTACCGCACGCAGTTTCTGCTCTCTCGCGGCTTCTCCGTGCTGCAGGTGAACTACCGCGGCTCCACGGGTCGCGGCCGCGAGTTCGTCGAGGAACTGTACGACGATTGGGGCGGGGCCGAACAGGGCGACGTGGCGACCGCCGCCGAGCACGTCCTCGCGGAGTACGACTGGCTCGACGAGGACCGCGTCGTCGTCTACGGCGGCTCCTACGGCGGCTACTCCGCGAACTGGCAGCTCGTCCAGTACCCGGACCTCTACGACGCCGGCATCACGTGGGTCGGCGTGAGCGACCTGTTCGACATGGCCGAGAACACGATGCCGCACTTCCGCTCGGAGCTGATGGTGAAGTACCTCGGCGAACCCGAGGAGAACGAGGCGCTGTACGAGGAGCGCTCGCCCGTCACCCACGCCGACAACCTCGCGGCCCCCCTCCTGATCGTCCACGGCGTCAACGACCGCCGTGTTCCGGTGTCGCAGGCGCGGCTCCTCCGCGACGCGCTCGCCGAGACCGGTCTCGAGGAGGGCGAGGACTTCGAGTACGAGGAACTCGGCGAGGAGGGCCACGGCTCCTCGGACATCGAGGACAAGCTCCGGAGCCTCGAACTGCTCGACGACTTCCTCGACCGCCACATCGGCACGGTCGACGCCGCCGTCGCCGCGAGCGACGACTGA
- a CDS encoding MaoC family dehydratase, with protein MAGTYYEEFEVGETIAHGKRRTVSERDNQVFCDMTMNQQPLHLDAEFAADTQFGERLVNGIYTMALATGLSIPDTTDGTIVANLSYDDVEHPNPVFHGDTIRAESTVLDKRETSDGERGIVTMRVDAYKLADDREGPEDDTLVCTFERTVLSQKRANAE; from the coding sequence ATGGCCGGCACGTATTACGAGGAGTTCGAGGTCGGCGAGACGATCGCTCACGGGAAGCGCCGAACCGTCTCCGAGCGGGACAACCAGGTGTTCTGCGACATGACGATGAACCAGCAGCCGCTGCACTTAGACGCGGAGTTCGCCGCCGACACGCAGTTCGGCGAGCGCCTGGTGAACGGCATCTACACGATGGCGCTGGCGACCGGGCTGTCCATCCCGGATACCACCGACGGCACCATCGTCGCGAACCTCTCGTACGACGACGTGGAACACCCGAACCCGGTCTTCCACGGAGACACGATCCGGGCGGAGTCGACGGTGCTCGACAAGCGCGAAACCAGCGACGGCGAGCGCGGAATCGTGACGATGCGCGTGGACGCGTACAAGCTCGCGGACGACCGCGAGGGACCGGAGGACGACACGCTCGTGTGCACGTTCGAGCGGACGGTGCTGTCGCAGAAGCGGGCGAACGCCGAGTAG
- a CDS encoding PH domain-containing protein, translated as MATPSADDALPDGFDWLSLDPEEEVVWTGNPHSMSLVPAFVVGIPLSLVLVGLFVIASAYLSRENTEYVITTEALYKKRGVLSRDVKRVGFEKVQDTSYTQDFFGTQFGYGTVEISTAGGSGVELSFDNVEEPKRIQELVNERIRARDGRGSREESKGDVLDEILAELRAIRAAVEADPPTVTAGARDAGATAGDDDGPTESPPTEPSPTGDAEPTADDDASADDR; from the coding sequence ATGGCAACACCCTCCGCGGACGACGCGCTGCCCGACGGCTTCGACTGGCTTTCGTTGGATCCCGAAGAAGAGGTCGTCTGGACCGGCAACCCTCACTCGATGAGTCTCGTCCCCGCGTTCGTCGTCGGGATCCCGCTGTCGCTGGTGCTCGTCGGACTGTTCGTCATCGCTTCCGCGTACCTCTCGCGCGAGAACACGGAGTACGTCATCACCACCGAGGCGCTGTACAAGAAGCGCGGCGTGCTCTCCCGGGACGTGAAGCGCGTCGGCTTCGAGAAGGTGCAGGACACCTCCTACACGCAGGACTTCTTCGGCACGCAGTTCGGCTATGGCACCGTCGAGATCTCGACGGCCGGCGGCTCGGGCGTCGAACTCAGCTTCGACAACGTCGAGGAGCCCAAGCGGATCCAGGAACTCGTCAACGAGCGCATCCGCGCTCGCGACGGCCGTGGCTCGCGCGAGGAGTCGAAAGGCGACGTACTGGACGAGATCCTCGCCGAGTTGCGCGCTATCCGTGCGGCCGTGGAGGCGGATCCGCCGACCGTGACGGCCGGGGCGAGAGACGCCGGTGCGACCGCCGGCGACGACGACGGACCGACCGAGTCACCGCCGACGGAGCCGAGTCCGACGGGAGATGCGGAGCCGACGGCGGACGACGACGCGTCGGCCGACGACCGATGA
- a CDS encoding aldolase, which yields MLPDAVDAISRDGKVLILAYDHGIEHGPVDFEPNPETADPERVFELATHDAVTALAVGKGVAEAYYPEYDDDVSLLAKLNGTSNLWMGEPDSAVNWSPEYAAELGADAIGFTLYGGSNNEVEMAEEFRDAQEAAREHDMGVVMWSYPRGQGLKNDTSADTIAYAARLGLELGADIAKVKYPGSPDAMAHAAEMAGPTKVVMSGGSKTDDRAFLETVAGAIEGGARGLAVGRNVFQRENPTEILDALEAVIFEEASVDEALEHTTTSAVADD from the coding sequence ATGCTCCCCGATGCGGTCGACGCCATCAGCCGGGACGGCAAGGTACTCATCCTCGCGTACGACCACGGCATCGAGCACGGTCCCGTGGACTTCGAACCGAACCCAGAGACGGCCGACCCCGAGCGGGTGTTCGAGCTCGCGACCCACGACGCGGTGACGGCGCTCGCCGTCGGGAAGGGCGTCGCCGAGGCGTACTACCCCGAGTACGATGACGACGTGTCGCTGCTGGCGAAGCTCAACGGCACCTCGAACCTCTGGATGGGCGAGCCGGACTCGGCGGTGAACTGGTCGCCCGAGTACGCCGCAGAGTTGGGCGCGGACGCGATCGGATTCACGCTGTACGGCGGCTCGAACAACGAAGTCGAGATGGCCGAGGAGTTCCGCGATGCCCAGGAGGCCGCCCGCGAGCACGACATGGGCGTCGTCATGTGGTCGTACCCGCGCGGGCAGGGGTTGAAGAACGACACCAGCGCGGACACCATCGCGTACGCGGCCCGCCTCGGACTGGAGTTGGGCGCGGACATCGCGAAGGTGAAGTACCCCGGATCGCCGGATGCGATGGCCCACGCCGCCGAGATGGCCGGGCCGACGAAGGTCGTGATGTCGGGCGGGTCGAAGACCGACGACCGGGCGTTCCTGGAGACGGTCGCCGGTGCCATCGAGGGCGGCGCGCGCGGACTCGCGGTCGGTCGGAACGTCTTCCAGCGGGAGAACCCCACGGAGATCCTCGACGCGCTCGAGGCGGTCATCTTCGAGGAGGCGAGCGTCGACGAGGCGCTGGAGCACACGACGACCTCAGCCGTCGCGGACGACTGA
- a CDS encoding PH domain-containing protein → MTAHATREDVPEAVTLADDETVLWTGRPRLSASIPAAVVGVAVAVVGLGVAVGPAATATAAPALAALAVLVGLAIPGLAVLSLANTRYVLTDRAASVKRGVVGRRVARARLATVENSAYEQSITGSLFGYGTVTLETAAAGVSFRRVDDPQAVRALVDEHAGNDGDSRESIPGSIDAWRAVREEVGRLRATIER, encoded by the coding sequence ATGACCGCGCACGCGACCCGCGAGGACGTTCCCGAGGCCGTCACGCTCGCCGACGACGAGACGGTACTGTGGACCGGACGGCCGCGGCTCTCGGCGTCGATACCGGCCGCCGTGGTCGGCGTCGCGGTCGCGGTCGTCGGCCTGGGCGTGGCGGTCGGCCCGGCCGCGACCGCGACGGCCGCCCCGGCGCTGGCCGCGCTCGCCGTGCTGGTCGGCCTCGCGATCCCCGGGCTCGCGGTGCTGTCGCTGGCGAACACCCGATACGTCCTCACAGACCGCGCGGCGTCGGTGAAGCGGGGCGTGGTCGGCCGCCGCGTCGCTCGCGCGCGACTCGCGACCGTCGAGAACTCCGCCTACGAGCAGTCGATCACCGGATCGCTGTTCGGCTACGGAACGGTGACGTTGGAGACCGCCGCCGCCGGCGTCTCCTTTCGTCGCGTCGACGACCCGCAGGCCGTGCGGGCGCTCGTCGACGAGCACGCGGGGAACGACGGGGACTCCCGCGAGTCGATCCCGGGATCGATAGACGCCTGGCGGGCCGTCCGCGAGGAGGTCGGACGGCTTCGAGCGACGATCGAGCGGTGA
- a CDS encoding class 1 fructose-bisphosphatase: MSDRDRDPVAVAERVLDAVAEVAPEIREGLPGRRRYLDDENPSGEDVLAADVYADELVESALSNVPGAGAYASEERESAVDLGGGDVSVAVDPLDGSSNLASNNPMGTVVAVYDGDLPASGRDLVGAGFVLYGPVTTMVAGTGSPEDATVREYLVADGDREDLGPVSLPTDPTVYGFGGRVPDWPADFAAYVDAIEDELKLRYGGAMIADVSQVLTYGGVFAYPALESAPDGKLRLQFEGNPVAYLVEGAGGRSSDGDGSLLDVPATELHQRVPVHVGNPALIERLEAALS, translated from the coding sequence ATGAGCGACCGAGACCGGGACCCGGTCGCCGTCGCCGAACGCGTTCTCGACGCGGTGGCCGAGGTCGCCCCGGAGATCCGCGAGGGACTGCCCGGCAGGCGGCGCTATCTCGACGACGAGAACCCCTCGGGCGAGGACGTGCTCGCGGCGGACGTGTACGCCGACGAGTTGGTGGAGTCGGCGCTCTCGAACGTGCCCGGCGCGGGCGCGTACGCCAGCGAGGAGCGCGAGTCGGCGGTCGACCTCGGCGGCGGCGACGTGTCGGTGGCGGTCGACCCGCTGGACGGCTCCTCGAACCTCGCGTCGAACAACCCGATGGGGACGGTCGTCGCGGTCTACGACGGCGACCTGCCGGCGTCGGGACGGGACCTCGTCGGCGCGGGGTTCGTGCTGTACGGGCCGGTGACGACGATGGTCGCCGGGACGGGGTCGCCCGAGGACGCGACGGTCCGCGAGTACCTCGTCGCCGACGGCGACCGCGAGGACCTGGGTCCGGTGTCGCTCCCGACCGATCCGACGGTGTACGGCTTCGGCGGGCGCGTCCCCGACTGGCCCGCCGACTTCGCCGCCTACGTCGACGCGATCGAGGACGAACTGAAGCTCCGGTACGGCGGCGCGATGATCGCCGACGTGAGCCAGGTGCTCACCTACGGCGGCGTGTTCGCGTACCCCGCCCTGGAGTCGGCTCCCGACGGAAAGCTCCGGCTCCAGTTCGAGGGGAATCCCGTCGCGTACCTCGTCGAGGGGGCGGGCGGGCGCTCCTCCGACGGCGACGGCTCGCTGTTGGACGTGCCGGCGACGGAACTCCACCAGCGCGTGCCGGTCCACGTCGGGAACCCGGCGCTGATCGAGCGGCTGGAGGCGGCGCTGTCGTGA